The genome window AGAATTCTTCAAACTTAGTAAAGTATTTAATTCTGGAATTACAGGAGTGGCGACTCCATTTCTCGGAGATTCAGTTTCCACTGCGTTCTCTTCTTCGTTTTCCTCCCAGTTGAATTTGAAGTGCTTGGGCTTTGTCTTGGCAGTGAGACTGCAATTGatagggacagagaggggcttAGGCGAGGGAGGAGGCTGTTGTGGGACTGAAAGCTCTGGAGACGCTTTACATTTTCTTTTCCGAACCCTTCGACGTTTTTTCTGAGGAATCGAGAAAAGTTCAGGAGTCTGTGAAGGGGTTTCGGGGGCTTTCTTGGGGTTCGGGGTAGTGTCTGTGTCGGAATCTTCTGGGAGGCTTGTGTGACCCTTACCCTCTGATTCTGTAACGAAAACCATAAATTTTCCCTGAGTCTTTTATTTATGAGATTAAAAGTTTGATTTGTATTTCTCAGCTGTCACAATTGACTGattatttctcattattttcttgTTTAATTACCTGTGATTGATCCATTCAAACATGCCGTCTTCCTGATATCTTTCGTAGATATCGAGTCACAAGGCTCTGACTCTGCCCCAATATCATTTTCCTGGCGAGAATTAATCTGTTGATGTTCCTTTTCAAGTTTCCTTGGCACTTCAATGGTTGTTAAGGGATTCCCATTGGCTTTCACCGCAATATCTCGCCAAATTGTCACACAATTTGGATTCACAGCCCCTGAACACACCCTAAAAATCCCAATTtatatgagaaaaattttgaaatcgaATGCAAAAAAAGGGCGTATgacttgattaatttattcattcattgattcattaataatGAACTTTACATTTTCGAACTTTATTATGGGATTGACTTATTCGTTTATTAACTTCTCTCAGTTTCCTtgttcataaaataattaaatttaattgacttCTTTCTCACTCGAAAAAAATGTggcgaataaaaatgattaggATTCTGTGCCTGAAACTCACCTGATAGTCTCTTCCTCCTGAATAATCCTGACATCCTCATTCATTGGTAAATAAACCCCCTCACACGAACTAAGATAAAAAGGCCGGGTGATACCAAAAACCTGCTTAATTCTCTCATGCAGATGCAAAAtatgtgaaatatttttctcattgacGTATACATAACTCAGCTTTCTCACATCTTCGTAGAACTGCGCGAGATCGACTTTtactcgataattttttggattCTCCATGATTTTCCCCGATGTATCAAATTTTGTTTACACTGACAATTTTCATCTGAACCTCCTGAATTTTTGAGGTTAGGTTCTACCGGTTTTTGGCGGAAATAATCGATACATCATTGATTCGATTATTCAGTACATCGATTCAGTCCTACAAACGATATATTTATATCGATGTTGGTAATATTGATATTTAGACCCGCGATACATCGGTACTGCAAACTCTCTTCGGTTTCTCCCGGCATTTCCGCTCATTCCAGGAGATGTCCCTCGTTGACTCTCCCTGTTTTACCCtccggaaaattttatttccccgCCCGGGTACAGCTGATAGCATCTGACAGTTGACGCAAAATCTGGGACAAGTGATATTTCAACAAAAACAATAATCACCAGTTGTTTACTAATCGAATCACTGATCGATCAGTCAACCTGGACACATCTAAGGATTAGTTGAGGAGAGCAATGTGCTGAGGATTTTTCTGGGtgagaattgatttttctcatgTTAAAAGACTTCAACTACATGAGTCATAGACAATATTACACTCCACTCGAAGAATCAATATTACCTTTGTTGATATAATTGTGTTTATTCATTTGGCGTGTCCCTGCTGCAtgtgggaaaaaatattattttttttcgtgaaacaATTCTTCTGGATTTATGAATGTCTCGATCTACGTTCGTGAGgatcagatattttttcaagatgATTTCCGAGAATTTTTGAATGCTACGGATTTTAATTACTCGTTATAACAATTACAGGTAATTATGAAGTGAAGGACGATGGATTTCAGATTCTAATCACTGTGTAGTTCACATTTTTACGAGGATGAGGAGAATTTTGCGCGGAAGTAGTAAAATTAAGAATGTTGATTCTCAGATATAAAATATGGactcattaaatattaaatacagAGTTATTCTCGTAATGAGTGATTATAGAGGAGAATGATATACGCCATTTTTTTGTGACAATCCAGTTCTGCAGAAAAAATAACCCTTAGTTAACTTAACTCCCTCCATAACCCTAGTACCTTATTCTCCATTCAACATCGCATATCTTCCTTCCATCCACTTCCCCCAAAGAGCAATAAACTAGACTCCAAATAATGCACTTACCGAATAAACCAAAAATGTAgaacaaataaataaccaTGCGACCGCCATTTGTTTACAGCGTTCCATGGTAATcctctgaaaattaaaaaataatgcccAGCACGTATTTATATGCGATAAACAGCGAGGGCCGGGTGTTGGCCCTCTCGAGTTCTGGTAGCATGTGGCGAGAATTTATGTACCTGGGTCTTGAATTTAAACGTCTCTCGGCGGTCCCTCATTTCATGTGGGCCATCGGAGGTGACCGACAGGTGTACGTCCACGTGCACGGTCTCGATATACCGATTCGAATAAAAGAGGAGACTTACGAGAATGAACGGTGGCTTCCACTCGAGGGTTTCAGTGGAAGGCTCTTACCCACTGACAGATATAATTTCTCGAATATCGATGGAACGGTTGATAGATCTAGGGACAAAGTGAAATTGCCGTCGATGGCATGGCAATGGGAGGGGGACTGGCATATCGAGACTACTCTTGATGGACAACCCTTGGACCATGACGTGAGTAGGATTCTCTTCTAAATTACACATGTGCCTCCTTCATGTTTATCAAGTGAACGTCATGATCACTTCGATTCATTAAAGAACAGAAGGGCTCATTCTACTCCCTCGATTACGCAAAGACCTTATTTCAGGGTTGGACATACGCCGTTGACTTTCCAGCCACGTACTCCACCAAAAAGCAATGGAAGTCATGCGTTCGTCGACGAAAATGGGTCCGTTATCGGCGATATTCAGCGCTGAACTCCTGGTGCGCCATAGCCCCCCTTCATAAAGACCCAACAAAAGAGCCCTTTATCGATGTAGCGATAGGTGGTACTCAGATCCCCGCTGGTAATCCCACGAATTTATCCGTATGGGCAGTAACAGCCCACGGACGCCTCATGTACCGCGTGGGTGTGTCATCCACCTCCCCCGAGGGCCAGCGTTGGTCTTCCATAAAGCTTCCCAATAGCCTGGAAGTATCTCAAGTCAGTGTAGGTACTTCCGGCCTAGTCTGGTGCGTATTGACAGACGGAAAAGCCCTCGTTCGCACCGGTATCGTCCGGGAGAATCCAATGGGGGATGACTGGAGAACTGTTGATCCACCAGACAATTTAAAACTGTCTCAAGTCAGCATCGGAACAGACGCTCTCTGGGCGGTATCCCAAGACGACTCCGTCTGGTTCCGGAAGGGAATCAAAGGAGAGATGAGTGGCATCTGTGAACAGCTGGCAACGGGGACCGGATGGGTTGAGATGCCAACCAAGATGGCCATGGTTTCCGTAGCTCCGAATGA of Diachasmimorpha longicaudata isolate KC_UGA_2023 chromosome 3, iyDiaLong2, whole genome shotgun sequence contains these proteins:
- the LOC135160075 gene encoding uncharacterized protein LOC135160075, encoding MENPKNYRVKVDLAQFYEDVRKLSYVYVNEKNISHILHLHERIKQVFGITRPFYLSSCEGVYLPMNEDVRIIQEEETIRVCSGAVNPNCVTIWRDIAVKANGNPLTTIEVPRKLEKEHQQINSRQENDIGAESEPCDSISTKDIRKTACLNGSITESEGKGHTSLPEDSDTDTTPNPKKAPETPSQTPELFSIPQKKRRRVRKRKCKASPELSVPQQPPPSPKPLSVPINCSLTAKTKPKHFKFNWEENEEENAVETESPRNGVATPVIPELNTLLSLKNSQFPLTFVGQKTKISDHPSQNGDSGVNGSLQTPVKDKNGGVDGDSEEKDFSSVNPLDYPVYNEDLAVGDIVAFRILKMGSDYSPTVSGYIVAETVSKDSEPSTYSFKIITGEEHLKDPEGKFSLGTDEEMENSEERLNETQFYALSSGELLELRLIQH